TTTTTTGGTGAGGAACAACAGCTTTAACTAGGCGAATATAGCCCAATAATTTTAAGTTCCAAGCATCTAGAAATACATCATCGCTCAGTTCAAGGAAAGACCCCGCACGAGCCGATCCTGCATTATTGACTAAAATATCAATTTGTCCGAACTGTGTCGTAACACCAGATATCTAAAAATTGGACTCGAACGTAGTCAATCGTTGTCTATCTGTCTAATAATCCGCTCCAAGCACTCACTGACGCTCAAATCAGCATCAATGGCAATAGCCTGCAACTTTTTCCATGCGGTAGGAGTTAAACCTACCATATGTTTTTCTTTCTTCTCATCGTAAAAAACTGGCTGATTTTTTACTCTTTTTTTTCCTTTACCTAATTGCATATTTTAGAAATTATAGCTATACTAATAATATAGTACATAAATTACGGGAGGTGATTAATTAGTGCTGAAAAAGAAAAAAGGGTTTAAGATCGTAATTAAAAGTGCCAAGTGTAAATTGGAACGGAATGGATTCAATTTAACCGAAACCAAAACAGCTTTTAATGAAGTTGTACATTTTTACTTTGCACTAATTAACACCCATCCGGAAGGTATTAACCTGCCAAGAGAGGAAGATGGGGGGTGGAGGTATTATGAAAAATTGACCATTGGGGATGATGCACAATACCCATTTCCTTTCAATAGTTTTCCCGCACAGCTTCGTCGTTGTGCAATAAGAAAAGCTATTGGTGCATGGGAATCTTGGAACACTAGCTACCAAAAATGGCTAAATCGCCCTAAAAAACAAAAGCACCATAGACCACCAGTACAACCAAGAGTATTTAACTTCTCTCCCAGTTTTGATGTTGGGGTATGTAAGAATGATGATGGGCACTCCATCATGCTCAAAATCTTGGTTAATGGTCAATGGAAATGGATTAAATTTCAATACCTTGCACCAGTAATTAGTGCAGATTGGGTAAAAGGTTCTCCATCAGTAATAGTCAAAGGGAATGCAGTAACAATTGTTTTCCCGTTAGAAAAATACGTCAGAGCTACTGGAGGAATTAAAACAGTTATGGCTCAAGACTCCTTTAGGATCTTGGGTGTAGACATGGATTTAGATCGTCATATTGCTATATGTTCCGTCCTGGAAGTTGACGCTAAGGGTAAAGTGTTTGAGGTTGCACGCCACTTCATAAAACAAACAAGCCACACAAAGCGTAGGAAGAAACAACTAGGAAGAATAGCTCAAAAAATGCAGCAGACGGGTACTGTTGAGAAGGGTTTTGCGTCAACAGTTTGGAAAAACTTGCACAACCGTGAGGTTGAGGCAAGTAGAGAATACGCGAGACGGATTGTTGAATTTGCCAAAACCTGGGGATGTTCAATTATAGCATTTGAACATCTGGGCAATTTAAAACCGATTCGTGGTAAGTACTCTCGTCGTTCAAACCAAAAACGAGCCTACTGGTTAAAATCAAAAATTTATCAGCGAGTTAGCTCTATTGCGTATCAAGATTATAGTATCTTGACGACACGAGTGAATCCCAAAGATACTTCAAGGCTAGACCCTTGGGGGAATAAAGTATGGCGTTCCGATAATTTCCCTGTTACTATTTTTGATTTTTTGAACTACCAATCAGGAGCCATATTCGTAGGCACCGTAAATGGTTACACCAGCCATTCTGGGCTGAACGCGGCTCGTAACATTGGGCTAAAAGCAATATTACGATATAACACTAACCTCGTGTTCTTGTCTCGAAAGGAAGGAAAGACCGTACACACGGGGGAAAGCCTATCCCAAAAGGGTTGAGCCAGTAATGGTACAGGTTTGCAATGAAACTAGAAAGGGGAAAGCAACTTCCCACTTTCATTGTAATAGGCTTGGGTAAACTGCCTAATGGTTCCTACCAAACTACGCTCTTTGTGGTTGGATTTACGATCCACTTGCTACTAGAAGCGACTATGGAGTGAGCCTAGAAAGTGAACAAATTGTGTGGCGAAACAATAATTTCCTTTGAGCTAGAACCACCCAGCGAAGCGGAGTTTCAAAAGCGGATCGCGAGCTATCAACAACAGATGCCTTGGCTAGTTTGTGAAATCAATAGTGAGGTTGCAGGCTACGCTTATGCTAACCCTCATCGTACCCGTGCGGCTTACCAATGGTCTGTGGAATCATCAGTGTATGTCGGTGTAAATTATCGTCGAAAAGGAATTGCCAAAGTCTTGTACACTACACTTTTTCAGTTACTGCAACTGCAAGGATTTTATAACGTTATTGCTGGAATTGCCTTACCTAATCAACCCAGTATAGCTGTACATGAGGCTGTTGGTTTTTCACCTGTAGGAGTCTTTCACCGAGTTGGGTATAAATTTGGTAAGTGGCATGATGTAGGATATTGGGAATTATCTCTCCAACCAGAGCAATCTTTCTTGACTCATAGCGAGCATTCTACAAAAGCTATAAGTCCCCCTCTTCCTGTATCAGAAATAGAGAAATTACCTCAGTGGGATGAAGCCTTAACAAGTGGGCTTGTGCTGCTGCGAATTTGATTCCGTTCATTATGCCTTCGGAATTGAATACAAATCTTTTGCAATAATATCCAAAAATGATTGACGTAAAGTTGTTCTAGCAAGCATTTCAAACTATCATCTCATCACTCCAAACTAGTTTGCAATATTTAATGTATGACTAACGAATAATTCGTGTATCATACATTTAGGTTTAATAACACACATTTTTTGTAAGTGTTGTGTAAGAAAGAAAACATAAACATTCTTCTCCCTTCTTAAATAACTAAGGATATAAGCACAGCATTTCACCTAGAGAGCAACATGACAGCAACGACTGACATCGATTTCAGTGCTCGCGAGGCACTACGCCTACTCGGTCCCGATCCAGAAAACTGGGTAAGCGATCGCCCAGGTATAGACCACAACGTCACTATCGTAGGTGGTAGTGGCAGTGGCAGCACATTTGCATTTGCTTTACGACGTGCTGGCATTGGTCGCGTGACCGTAATTGACTCTGCTCCGGACGAAACCCATGCTGGAGTATGGCTCACGCGAGCGCGGATGAAAAAACTACGCACGCCAAAGAACTTACCCGGTCATGAACTAGGCATCCCCGAACTATCTTTCCAAGCTTGGTATGAAGCGCGGCACGGTGCTGAGGCATATGCCACACTCGATCGCATTCCAAGAGTGAAGTGGGCTGAGTACCTCAACTGGTATCGGCAATTCTTGGGCATCTCCGTTCGATATCAGACGAAATTGGTGCGGATCGAGCCAGCTGAAGGTTTCTTTCGCCTACACCTTGAGGTCAACGGCGTCCCACAGGTGGAAATCACTCGTAAGATTATCTTCGCCAATGGTGTAGCAGGCACTGGAGGCCCATACATCCCAGATGTACTAGCTGACTTGCCTCGCACGCTCTATGCTCACACTGCTGATACTATCGACTTCGACGCACTACGCGGTAAAACTGTGGCTGTTATAGGTGCTGCAGCCTCAGCTTTTGACGCGGCAGGAGTGGCACTGGAATCAGGAGCGAAAGCAGTACACTTGTTTGCACGGCGCTCGACCATCGCATCTCTACCAGTGATTCGGGTGAGGGGTTACCCTGGTGCTTACTATAACTATCCACAACTACCAGATGCAGCTCGCTGGTATCAAGCTTGGCGCTTTCGTCAAGCAGGCTCCACACCACCACCTGATGCAATTGAGCGAGCGATCGCATTTTCTAACTTTCACCTGCATCTGTCTGCACCTTGGAGAAAGGCACAAGAAAAGGACGGTCGCATTGTCGCTCAGGTGAACGATGATGTTTTCGAGTTTGATTTTGCGATCGCAGGCACTGGTTACTTTGTTGACCCGACAAAACGTCCCGAACTAGCCGACTTTGCCCATCATATCGCCCTCTGGCGCGATCGTTATGAGCCACCACTAGACCAGCGCAACGACGATTTGGAGACACATCCCTACCTCGGTATTGCCCACGAATACCTAGAAAAAGTACCTGGTAGTGCTCCCTACCTCAAGGATATCCATATCTTTAACCCAGCTGGCTTTGTGAGCTTCGGTCTGCCTATCGGTGACGTGCTTAGTATCCGGCGTGACGTGCCAGCAATAGTAGCACGCATCAGCCACGACTTATTCTTCACCGACTGGGAAAAGCATGAAGCACGCATTACCAGTGACATCGCGCCGGACTTTGAAGAGTCACTGTATGCCAAAGCAGTGTGGAAACAACCAGCAACGGTGGCAATTAGTTAGCAAAAGGGACAATGCCCAGTGCCCAATTCCCAATTCCCAAACTTTAGGAGACACGACTATGCCAGTGGAAAAACGCTCTCAAGACAACAGCAACAGTTCATTGCCTTATCTTTTCTCGTTGGTTGCTGACAATATTAGTAAACCAGCACCTCTTGTACTTTTTCTGCACGGAGCGCGAGATCGTGGCAACGATCTAAACGTGCTGCTGAAATGGGGTCTACCTCGTTTCGTGGATGTGTCAAGTTATTGCCGATGAAGTGTACAGCGATCCGAAGTTGCAACAATGGCTAGTTTCACAGAGTCGTCGCACCTCAGCCCTATTTGTGTGATACGTTATGTTTTACGCACCATCCGCTCATTGGAACCAAGCGTTCGCTAAATGCAAGGATGCAGCCAATCAAGCCTAACTAATAACTAAATTTGTGATCGTATTTCACTTGAATGAAATACAGATTTATCTGCGTTCGTCAGCGTTCATCTGCGGTTCCATAACTTTTTTATATACTGCAAGAAATTTCAATCAACAACATTGCTATGACCTTACCAACTACAAATCTCGGTAAAACTGGATTGACTGTTTCGCGCCTTACTCTTGGCACTATGACCTTTGGATTGCAGACTGACGAGGAAACTTCCAGAGTCATCCTCGACACAGCTGCCGATGCTGGTATTAACTTTCTGGATACAGCCGATGTTTATCCCCTTGGCGGTGGGATTGACACTGCAGGACGCACTGAAGAAATCCTTGGGCGTTGGCTCAAAGGCAAACGCGAACATTTTATACTAGCTACCAAGGCTGTCGGCAAAGTTGGTCCCGCACCTTGGGATCGGGGTGCTTCGCGCAAACATCTTTTGGATGCGATCGATGCTTCCCTCAAACGACTGCAAACCGATTATGTAGATCTGTATCAGTTGCACTCTGATGATGCCTCAACCCCTTTGGATGAAACTCTAGAAGCCCTAGACATTATAGTTCGTTCTGGCAAAGCACGCTATATAGGAGTTTCCAACTTCTTAGCTTACCGCCTCAGCCGAGCTTTAGGTCGCGCCGATGTTCGCAATCTAACTCGCTTTGTCTCAATTCAGCCCCGCTACAATTTGTTGTTCCGTGAAATTGAGCGAGAACTTTTGCCTTTAGCCCAAGAAGAAGGGCTTGGTGTTATTCCTTACAATCCACTAGCAGGAGGTCTGCTCACTGGTAAACACAATCTTGCTCAAGGTCCTAGCGAAGGAACTCGTTTCACCTTGGGTGCGGCGGCTGAACATTATCAGGAACGCTATTGGCACGATCGCGAGTTCAAGACTGTCGAGGAATTACGTACAGTAGCAGATTTAGCTGGATTGTCACTCACTACTCTAGCAATAGCTTGGGTCTTGGCTAATCCGATTATTACTGCTCCTATTATTGGTGCTAGTCGCCCAGAACAACTTGCTGACAGTCTTAAGGCAATAGAAGTCAAACTTGATGACAATTTAAAACAAAAGCTAGACGACATCACTGCCGAATATCGTAAAGGAGATTCTGTGCGCTAAGCTGGCTAATCCAGCTGTTTGAAGCATGAATGTCATTCTAATGGGTCGGTTGCTCACTGTACAATAAGCCCATCATATTAAAGAGCGCTGAAAGCGTTGAAAGTTAGTTCTTGTCAGTCTGTCAGGGAGAAACTCAAGTGATACGACGCTATCGCCGTTCTTTAATCAAAAGACCTCGTTCATCTCAACCGTTCCAACGTGCTGCCGATGCACCACCTCTGCCATCAACGCCCTTCAGGTTCATTTGCTATTTTGTTAACCAGTTCCGTTGGTGGTATGTGGCAATGGTAATTTTGGAGGTGATACACGCGACCTGCGGTATTATGCTGCCTTATGCCATTGGCGAGATTATCCGAAGCGTGACGGGATCTACGGGCGACACCAGACCCATTTTTGATGCAGTCAGACAACCTCTAATGCTCTTTACCGCTTTGAGTCTAGGTGAAGTTGTATTCGGGCGATCGGCTGGTCTTTTGCAGACTCTCCTCCACCCGATCCACCGACAGCAAATCGTCCGCTCCCTATACGCATATTTACAGCAACATTCGCATCGCTATCTAAGCAGTAGTTTTGCTGGGGCATTGGCACATCGTATTAGCGAAACCTCTCTGGGTGTGACGCAAACGATGCAAATGATGATTACTGAATTTATGCCAGTCATTATTGTATATATTGTCTCTGTAATATTACTCTATCGAGCCTATCCTCCTCTTGCTGCACTGGTCGGGGTATGGGCAGTTCTCTTCATCAGTATTTCGTTCTGGTTAGCAACTCGTTGCCGAATTTACTCTCGAAGAGCTGCTGCCGCAAGAAGTGAGACAACTGGCATTATCGTAGATTCTGTAACAAATCTCACTAGTAGCCGCCTGTTTGCTCGTTTAGGTTTTGAACGACGCTATTTGAATGAGCGATTAAAGTACGAACTCAAAGAGGTAAGAAAGTCAAACTGGTACTAGGAGCGAATCCGCTGGTTTCAGTTTATCTCAGCAGCCATTTTAAAAATCGGCACGCTGTATTACTCGCTCCACCTCTGGAGTCAAGGCAAAATTGGTGCTGCTGACTTCGTGGTAGCTACTAGTTTGTCGCTGTTGATTATTAGTGAAGCTCGTAATTTAAGTAAACGATTTCTAGAATTCTTTGAACATATCGGTAATATTGCTAATGGTGTCTACACTATATATTCAACCTCACGAGTTGATCGATCGCGATAACGCCATTGCCCATTCAATTACTCAGGGACGCATTGAATTTCGGCGCGTCAATTTTAACTATTCAACTGAGAAAAAAGTATTCCACAACCTTTCTGTTATCATTGAACCCGGTCAACGTGTGGGGCTAGTCGGCTACTCCGGCTCTGGTAAATCTACTTTTGTCAATCTGATTTTGCGCTTGTTCGATCCCCAATCTGGACAAATTCTCATTGATGGAGTCGATATTCGAGATATGACTCAGGATGCACTCCACGCCCAGATTAGTTTGATTCCCCAAGACCCATCTCTGTTTCATCGCACGTTATTAGAAAATATCCGATATGGGCGACTTGAAGCCAGCGATGAAGAAGTTATTGAAGCAGCACGCAAAGCTTATGCTCACGATTTTATCGTACCGATGAGCGAGGGTTATTATTCTCTGGTGGGCGAACGAGGTGTTAAACTTTCTGGAGGACAGAGACAGCGCATTGCGATCGCTCGAGTCATTCTCAAAGATGCACCAATCTTGATTTTAGATGAAGCCACCTCTAGTCTTGACTCGATTACTGAAAAAGCGATCCAAGATACCTTAGATTTAGCTATGCATAATAAAACAGTCATCGTAGTTGCTCATCGCTTGTCTACTATTGCCCATCTAGACCGCATTTTAGTGTTTGATGCAGGTCGTATTGTCGAAGATGGTACTCATGCTGAACTCTTGGCACGCAGCGGTGCTTACTATAGGTTATGGAAAATGCAGGCAGGTGGATTCCTTCCTGTTGAAGCCAGCGATCGTAGCTTCCAAAAGAATGGGATGGTTAAATAAAAGGACTTTTTTCCAGGAGGAGACACAGAGACACAGAAAAGAGGGAACGTGGAGAATCTTTTTCCTGTTTTCCTGTGTCTCCTTGTCAAGTGAAGGCGGAGTTAAAAAGGTTTTGACGCTACTGCTGTCACTACACAAGTACAACCACCTGTTGCTGCTGCTGCTGCTGGTTGACCAGAAATAACTTGTACAATAACTCCAACAATTACTCCGCTAGCAACAGTCCATAAAGCCTTACCAAGTAAATTCATAACAATCTCCTAACTTACATTTTTGGAAAAAATTACAAGAAATTCAAACCTTAATGCGGGAGATGCACACTGTCTCTCATGATATAGCAATTATAACCCCCTTTTATGACTAGATTTGAAAATTTTAACAACTTCCAAATAGTGACGAGCGTGAATCCACGAGCTTATAGCTCGTGGTGTGGCTCAACATATCGAACTTGCCACGCTCCAAGGTTTGGGCAATAGTTTGATAAAATTCTAGTTCCAAAAAACCCAGTTCGGTCTGAGGATGTCGCCAGATTCCATGACTGAGAACCACATGAGATGAGTGCATGAAGCCGACCAGGTGCATTTGTTTCATAGTTTGTCTCACGCGCACTTTGAGATGTCAAGTAACTGTGCAGTTAATCTGCTCTTAGAAAAAGCCTTTTGTTGGCAGTGGTGTACCGTTAATTTCGTAGTTCCCAATCGCACGGGCTTTAAAATGAGATGGATTGTGTGATGCTAAAGTACGTGCATTTCGCCAATGACGATCAAAGTTGTAGCTTTGCTTTGTTGTTGAAGCCCCACCCACTTCAAATAACAGTGTGGCTGAGCGTAGCGCTAAGTCATCAACAATCAATTTTGCTTTGGCTGCACTTAAAGAAGCTTCTAACGCTGCGGCTGTTTCAGATTCCTCACCTTGGGCTTGAGCAAGATTGAAGCGATCGAGAGCATCGGCTGCTTGTAGCACGATCGCTTCGGCGGCAAAGGCGTTGGCAGCAATCTGACCGACGGTCTGCTGCAAGAGCGGGTCATCTGCTGCTCGCTCGGCTGTAGAATGATAGAAAGTCCGAGGTCGAGTATGAATGAGCGTCTTTGCATCTCGTAAAACACTACGAATAATGCCAGCGTTAATTGCTGTCAAAAACAATTGTGGGACAATATTGTAGGGTGAGTTATCTTTGTCTGTATCAGTATCAAAAAAGACTTCATCCGCCTCTACACGAACATTTGTGAATGTAGTAGTCCCCGTACCCGTTAACCTTTGTCCGAATCCGTCCCAATCATCCACAAGCTCAATTCCCTCGCGTTTGGTAGGCAGAAGTGCGATCGCTATGATATCATCTGGTGCTAATACTCGTACAAAAATTAAGTCTGCACAACAGCTTACCAGTACTGTAATACTTCGTCCCGTTTAGACGATAGCCATCATTATCAGGTGTCAACTTTGTATTCGCCACCCCGCCACCGCCAGCTCGTTTGACTTCTAGTTCGGTTGAAGCAAGTCCAATAATTGCCCCGTCAACGATCGCCTTCAGCCATCGCCGATTCCTTTCGCTACGCTGAGAACGCAAAATCCGTTCCGTTACAGAGAAATGATTCCGTACAATATGAGCAACGTTTGGATCTGCCTCTCCTAGTCGAATGACAACCTCGAAGAGTTCGCGTGCCGAGCTACCACCACCACCTTCTGATACGGGAATTCGCAATGCACCCAAACGAGAATGACGGATCAGTTCGACTATATCAAAAGGAAGGACGCGATCGCGATCGGCAGCCCCCAAAACAATAAAATCGAAAAGCTGCTGGAGTTCCGGCGAGTTTGCTGTCACAGGAGATGAGAACTCGATTGTGGGTTCTAGAACTTTTTGGGCAATTTGGTTCATTATTGTTTTTCTCTTTATGTAGATGGTGCTGACAATCAATATCAAAACGTGAGTGCAATAGCGTAAGCGCTAACGGCTAAAGCCGTACCAAAAAAAAAAAGCCGTACCCGGCTTATCGTCCTCTTGAAGTAGGTGGCGATCAAATCCTTCAACTTGGAAGCAAAAAGCAATTTATTGGGTTTTTGGATATTGGGTCATTAAAATATCTTCAGTAGTCGTATTTCGAGATACTACTTTGAGTGATGCCGTCTTCACTAAATGGCGAGTTATTGACTAATGAATTTTAGCTGGAGGGACAGGCGATAAAAGGCGATCGCTCGCACTCCTCTTGATTTTTCTCTAGATTATACAATATTATCATTGCATACTACTATAAGTTTATAAGTTTACCGTTGTATTGAGTTGCACGATCTAAAAAAGAGTTTTCTTGATAAACGTAAATTATTAGAAACTCCTGAGCCAATAACAATCAGTAGTGCAAACTGAAGGAGAAATGTAAATGACACTAACTACGACACGCATTGTTGTTACTCCCACAGGCGGAGCGTTGGGAGCGATTATTACAGGTGTAGATGCTAGTCGTCCCGTAGAGCCAGAAGTGATTCTACAACTCAAACAGGCATGGCGCGATTACCATCTTTTGATCTTTAAACACCAAACGCTAACAGAAGAACAGCAATAGTATAACT
This genomic interval from Scytonema hofmannii PCC 7110 contains the following:
- a CDS encoding aldo/keto reductase gives rise to the protein MTLPTTNLGKTGLTVSRLTLGTMTFGLQTDEETSRVILDTAADAGINFLDTADVYPLGGGIDTAGRTEEILGRWLKGKREHFILATKAVGKVGPAPWDRGASRKHLLDAIDASLKRLQTDYVDLYQLHSDDASTPLDETLEALDIIVRSGKARYIGVSNFLAYRLSRALGRADVRNLTRFVSIQPRYNLLFREIERELLPLAQEEGLGVIPYNPLAGGLLTGKHNLAQGPSEGTRFTLGAAAEHYQERYWHDREFKTVEELRTVADLAGLSLTTLAIAWVLANPIITAPIIGASRPEQLADSLKAIEVKLDDNLKQKLDDITAEYRKGDSVR
- a CDS encoding transposase, with the protein product MERNGFNLTETKTAFNEVVHFYFALINTHPEGINLPREEDGGWRYYEKLTIGDDAQYPFPFNSFPAQLRRCAIRKAIGAWESWNTSYQKWLNRPKKQKHHRPPVQPRVFNFSPSFDVGVCKNDDGHSIMLKILVNGQWKWIKFQYLAPVISADWVKGSPSVIVKGNAVTIVFPLEKYVRATGGIKTVMAQDSFRILGVDMDLDRHIAICSVLEVDAKGKVFEVARHFIKQTSHTKRRKKQLGRIAQKMQQTGTVEKGFASTVWKNLHNREVEASREYARRIVEFAKTWGCSIIAFEHLGNLKPIRGKYSRRSNQKRAYWLKSKIYQRVSSIAYQDYSILTTRVNPKDTSRLDPWGNKVWRSDNFPVTIFDFLNYQSGAIFVGTVNGYTSHSGLNAARNIGLKAILRYNTNLVFLSRKEGKTVHTGESLSQKG
- a CDS encoding GNAT family N-acetyltransferase, encoding MNKLCGETIISFELEPPSEAEFQKRIASYQQQMPWLVCEINSEVAGYAYANPHRTRAAYQWSVESSVYVGVNYRRKGIAKVLYTTLFQLLQLQGFYNVIAGIALPNQPSIAVHEAVGFSPVGVFHRVGYKFGKWHDVGYWELSLQPEQSFLTHSEHSTKAISPPLPVSEIEKLPQWDEALTSGLVLLRI
- a CDS encoding NAD(P)-binding domain-containing protein: MTATTDIDFSAREALRLLGPDPENWVSDRPGIDHNVTIVGGSGSGSTFAFALRRAGIGRVTVIDSAPDETHAGVWLTRARMKKLRTPKNLPGHELGIPELSFQAWYEARHGAEAYATLDRIPRVKWAEYLNWYRQFLGISVRYQTKLVRIEPAEGFFRLHLEVNGVPQVEITRKIIFANGVAGTGGPYIPDVLADLPRTLYAHTADTIDFDALRGKTVAVIGAAASAFDAAGVALESGAKAVHLFARRSTIASLPVIRVRGYPGAYYNYPQLPDAARWYQAWRFRQAGSTPPPDAIERAIAFSNFHLHLSAPWRKAQEKDGRIVAQVNDDVFEFDFAIAGTGYFVDPTKRPELADFAHHIALWRDRYEPPLDQRNDDLETHPYLGIAHEYLEKVPGSAPYLKDIHIFNPAGFVSFGLPIGDVLSIRRDVPAIVARISHDLFFTDWEKHEARITSDIAPDFEESLYAKAVWKQPATVAIS
- a CDS encoding acyl-CoA dehydrogenase family protein — encoded protein: MDDWDGFGQRLTGTGTTTFTNVRVEADEVFFDTDTDKDNSPYNIVPQLFLTAINAGIIRSVLRDAKTLIHTRPRTFYHSTAERAADDPLLQQTVGQIAANAFAAEAIVLQAADALDRFNLAQAQGEESETAAALEASLSAAKAKLIVDDLALRSATLLFEVGGASTTKQSYNFDRHWRNARTLASHNPSHFKARAIGNYEINGTPLPTKGFF